One part of the Gemmatimonadota bacterium genome encodes these proteins:
- a CDS encoding tripartite tricarboxylate transporter permease, with translation MATDPGLAAIVAAALEGLRLVLAWPNVLYPILGTLVAMCVAVLPGVSGATLLALAIPLTFSWEPLPVLLLFGALVGGATFMGSVTAILLNIPGTAPNAATLLDGHPMARNGEARTALACSATASALGSTVGVGVLVLCIPLVARLVREVGPPELLMLSLWGLVSVATVVRASLARGLATAGLGLMFSFVGLDPTTAEERFTLGTLYLQDGLPLVPVFVGIFAVAEVMDLVASGRRTIAADDVPLTMGGSIRAGMATVFRYPTVFLKSSVIGTLVGFVPGLGGTVAAFVAYGEAARSAGPDSRFGKGDVRGVLAPEAANDAKDGGSLLPVLAFGVPASTGTALLLAALRIHGVTPGVELMTEQLELVFVLIWSLFLSNWLTSLLGLSVAGPLSRLTTVSAPRLVAPILALSAMGAFTYRGRLEDVWVAFGFGALGFLMKRHGWPRIAFVIALILGPLFEQNLSLSLSLHRLGRIDLWTDPTILVGTALLVATAALPLLRGARRKPS, from the coding sequence TTGGCCACGGACCCGGGTCTCGCGGCCATCGTCGCGGCGGCGCTCGAGGGGCTCCGCCTGGTGCTGGCCTGGCCCAACGTCCTGTACCCCATCCTGGGCACGTTGGTGGCCATGTGCGTGGCGGTGCTGCCCGGCGTGAGTGGTGCCACGCTGCTCGCGCTGGCCATCCCGCTCACGTTCTCGTGGGAGCCTCTGCCCGTGCTCCTGCTGTTCGGCGCGCTCGTCGGCGGCGCCACCTTCATGGGGTCGGTCACGGCGATCCTGCTCAACATCCCCGGGACCGCACCCAACGCGGCCACGCTCCTGGACGGTCACCCCATGGCCCGCAACGGGGAGGCGCGCACGGCGTTGGCGTGCTCGGCCACGGCGTCCGCGCTGGGCTCGACCGTCGGAGTGGGCGTGCTCGTGCTCTGCATCCCCCTGGTCGCGCGGCTCGTTCGGGAGGTGGGACCGCCCGAGCTGCTCATGCTGTCGCTGTGGGGCCTCGTGAGCGTGGCGACTGTCGTGCGGGCGTCCCTCGCCCGCGGGCTGGCCACGGCCGGGCTCGGACTGATGTTCTCGTTCGTGGGTCTGGACCCCACGACGGCGGAGGAGCGCTTCACGCTGGGCACGCTGTACCTGCAGGACGGTCTGCCGCTCGTGCCGGTGTTCGTCGGCATCTTCGCCGTGGCGGAGGTCATGGATCTGGTGGCGAGCGGTCGCCGCACCATCGCGGCCGACGACGTGCCCCTGACCATGGGCGGCAGCATACGCGCCGGCATGGCCACCGTCTTCCGCTATCCGACCGTGTTCCTCAAGAGCTCGGTGATCGGCACGCTGGTGGGGTTCGTGCCCGGGCTCGGGGGCACGGTGGCCGCCTTCGTCGCGTATGGGGAAGCCGCCCGCAGCGCCGGGCCCGACAGCCGTTTCGGCAAAGGCGACGTGCGCGGCGTGCTGGCTCCCGAGGCCGCCAACGACGCCAAGGACGGCGGCTCCCTGCTGCCGGTGCTGGCGTTCGGTGTCCCCGCGAGCACGGGCACGGCGCTGCTGCTGGCGGCGCTGCGCATCCACGGCGTCACGCCCGGCGTCGAGCTGATGACCGAGCAGCTCGAGCTCGTGTTCGTGCTGATCTGGTCCCTGTTCCTCTCGAACTGGCTGACGTCCCTGCTGGGGCTGTCGGTGGCGGGGCCCTTGTCCCGGCTGACCACGGTGTCGGCGCCCCGACTGGTGGCGCCGATCCTCGCGCTGTCGGCGATGGGCGCCTTCACCTACCGCGGGCGGCTGGAGGACGTGTGGGTGGCGTTCGGGTTCGGCGCGCTGGGCTTTCTCATGAAGCGGCACGGCTGGCCACGGATCGCCTTCGTGATCGCGTTGATCCTGGGTCCGCTCTTCGAGCAGAACCTGAGCCTCTCGCTCAGCCTGCATCGGCTGGGTCGGATCGACCTGTGGACGGACCCCACCATCCTCGTGGGGACGGCCCTGCTCGTGGCCACCGCGGCCCTCCCCCTCCTGCGCGGCGCCCGCCGCAAGCCGTCGTGA
- a CDS encoding tripartite tricarboxylate transporter substrate-binding protein, translating to MSPRTLHTRREALALLAGASGALALAPRVMEAAAEAHGSDRTGRQCPTLRGRRLSWLVGWSPGGGYDLYSRLLERPLERTLEAEVVVENVPGASGIVAARRIARARPDGRTLGILNGGGLLLAPWSNPGFAPDLEADFSVLGRILPHDQTLLVRTDSGFGALADLVTAGRSRALVFGATGPTTINVLLTAVLEDLFGVQVEIVLGYPGSQELLASVERGDLDAAVIGDESAELMRALRPLLRFSAEGSDSGGAPPLLGPDGLLETQPALFPDPDRARADAAALDELMAVGRLVAAPRLPGSLASCLEAAVVSALADPELSAAAGRAGRSVRPASSSIALRHVRAAKVALPRFATRVERAIGRATR from the coding sequence ATGAGCCCGCGCACGCTCCACACGCGGCGCGAGGCGCTCGCGCTGCTGGCGGGTGCATCGGGAGCGCTGGCGCTGGCGCCCCGGGTCATGGAGGCCGCAGCGGAGGCGCACGGGTCCGACCGGACGGGACGCCAGTGCCCGACGCTGCGGGGGCGCCGGCTCTCGTGGTTGGTGGGGTGGTCCCCCGGTGGGGGCTACGACCTCTACTCCCGGCTGCTGGAGCGGCCCCTGGAGCGCACCCTGGAGGCCGAGGTGGTCGTGGAGAACGTGCCCGGCGCGTCGGGCATCGTCGCCGCGCGCCGCATCGCGCGCGCGCGCCCCGACGGACGGACGCTCGGTATCCTCAACGGCGGTGGGCTGCTGCTCGCGCCGTGGTCCAATCCGGGCTTCGCACCGGACCTGGAGGCCGACTTCAGCGTCCTCGGCCGCATCCTCCCCCACGACCAGACGCTGCTGGTCCGGACGGATTCCGGCTTCGGCGCCCTCGCGGATCTGGTGACGGCCGGCCGTTCGCGCGCCCTCGTGTTCGGGGCCACGGGACCCACGACCATCAACGTGCTGTTGACCGCGGTGCTGGAGGACCTGTTCGGCGTGCAGGTGGAGATCGTCCTGGGCTACCCCGGCAGCCAGGAGTTGCTGGCCTCGGTCGAGCGCGGGGACCTGGATGCAGCCGTGATCGGGGACGAGTCCGCCGAGCTGATGCGCGCGCTCCGCCCGCTGCTCCGCTTCTCGGCGGAGGGGAGCGACTCCGGGGGCGCGCCCCCACTGCTGGGTCCGGACGGACTGCTGGAGACGCAGCCGGCGCTCTTCCCCGACCCCGATCGCGCGCGTGCCGACGCGGCCGCGCTGGACGAGCTGATGGCCGTCGGACGCCTGGTCGCTGCGCCTCGGCTGCCCGGGTCGCTGGCGAGCTGCCTGGAGGCCGCAGTGGTCTCCGCGCTCGCGGACCCCGAGCTGTCGGCCGCCGCCGGGCGCGCCGGGCGTTCCGTGCGACCGGCCTCCTCCAGCATCGCGCTGCGACACGTGCGGGCCGCGAAGGTCGCGCTGCCCCGGTTCGCGACGCGGGTCGAGCGCGCCATCGGACGCGCCACGCGCTGA
- the murJ gene encoding murein biosynthesis integral membrane protein MurJ — protein sequence MRRGAAHVAAAVFLSRLAGLLRERIFAHYLGTSDAADAYGAAFRIPAVMESMLGERVVSSAFIPRYSRLLAEERTRDASRLAWTVGAVQTAIVLLLVTAGVVLAPVLVPLIAPGFDPAKTALTIRLVRVVFPAVGVLALGAWCLGVLNGRRRFFLPYSVPILSALSISAALWLGGRNGLDAGGLALAAATGALVGALLQLAVQLPVVAALSGRPRLEKPPDADLREVGRNAVPATVRGLIARFAAWVEVAIAGFVSTGALAALNYAQLLYSLPMGLFSIAISAALLPELAAASAHPGEVSRRLETPLRASLRHTAFLLVPCAVAFVLLGDVIVAAVYQSGEFGRQDVLYVWAILGASAVGIVGTSMGGLYATAFYAIGDAASPLRAAVWRLLCRAVLGAVLAIPVVRLLGLEPRWGAVGLGAAIGVSGWIEFALLRRWLRRRLGWERDRGLTPFLLRLWGVALLAAGLAWAVKQGVGGWGPVPTAVAVLGTYGGVYLGVTTMARVPEAGTLWTQLREWLGR from the coding sequence ATGCGTAGGGGGGCGGCACACGTCGCGGCGGCCGTCTTCCTGAGTCGGCTCGCGGGATTGCTGCGCGAGCGCATCTTCGCCCACTACCTGGGCACGTCCGACGCGGCGGATGCCTACGGAGCCGCCTTCCGGATCCCTGCCGTGATGGAGAGCATGCTCGGGGAGCGGGTCGTCTCCTCCGCCTTCATCCCGCGCTACAGCCGGCTGCTCGCCGAGGAGCGGACCCGCGACGCGTCGCGGCTGGCCTGGACGGTCGGGGCGGTGCAGACCGCCATCGTGTTGCTGCTCGTCACGGCCGGGGTGGTGCTGGCTCCGGTGCTGGTCCCGCTGATCGCGCCGGGCTTCGATCCGGCCAAGACCGCGCTGACCATCCGGCTGGTGCGGGTCGTCTTCCCCGCGGTCGGCGTCCTGGCGCTGGGGGCCTGGTGTCTGGGCGTGCTGAACGGGCGCCGACGCTTCTTCCTGCCGTACTCCGTGCCCATCCTCTCCGCCCTGTCCATCAGCGCCGCGCTGTGGCTGGGCGGGCGCAACGGGTTGGACGCCGGCGGCCTGGCGTTGGCGGCCGCCACCGGAGCCCTGGTGGGGGCGCTCCTCCAGCTCGCAGTCCAGCTCCCCGTGGTGGCGGCGCTGTCCGGGCGTCCGCGCCTGGAGAAACCCCCGGACGCGGACCTGCGTGAGGTGGGCCGCAACGCGGTGCCCGCCACCGTGCGCGGCCTGATCGCGCGCTTCGCCGCCTGGGTGGAGGTGGCCATCGCCGGCTTCGTCTCCACGGGCGCGCTCGCCGCGCTCAACTACGCGCAACTGCTGTACTCCCTGCCGATGGGGCTCTTCAGCATCGCCATCTCCGCCGCGTTGCTGCCCGAGCTGGCGGCGGCGAGCGCCCATCCGGGCGAGGTGTCGCGCCGTCTGGAGACGCCGCTCCGGGCGTCGCTCCGCCACACGGCCTTTCTGCTGGTACCCTGCGCCGTCGCGTTCGTCCTGCTGGGCGACGTCATCGTGGCCGCCGTCTACCAGAGCGGGGAGTTCGGTCGGCAGGACGTTCTCTACGTCTGGGCCATCCTGGGCGCGTCCGCGGTCGGCATCGTGGGCACGTCGATGGGCGGGCTGTACGCCACCGCCTTCTACGCGATCGGGGACGCCGCCTCCCCGCTCCGGGCCGCGGTATGGCGGCTGCTCTGTCGCGCGGTGCTCGGCGCCGTGCTCGCCATCCCGGTGGTGCGGCTCCTGGGCCTCGAGCCCCGCTGGGGCGCCGTGGGGCTGGGGGCCGCGATCGGGGTGAGCGGCTGGATCGAGTTCGCGCTGCTGCGGCGCTGGTTGCGCCGGCGCCTGGGGTGGGAGCGCGACCGCGGGCTGACGCCCTTCCTGCTGCGCCTGTGGGGTGTGGCGCTCCTCGCGGCCGGGCTGGCCTGGGCGGTCAAGCAGGGAGTGGGGGGCTGGGGTCCGGTGCCCACCGCCGTGGCCGTGCTCGGCACGTACGGGGGGGTCTACCTCGGCGTGACCACCATGGCGCGCGTGCCGGAGGCCGGCACGCTGTGGACGCAGCTCAGGGAGTGGCTGGGACGTTGA
- a CDS encoding serine hydrolase domain-containing protein encodes MTVTAPERRSPFRRALLATLLAIPLPSCGEADGAATGRDGDPDDRIARVEQGLRLAVEAEGTDPLRMSMEERMERWNVPGVAVAVVEEGRVAWARGWGLADLEAGTPVTSGTLFQAASISKPVAALAAMQLVQEGALDLDAPVNEALTSWSLPDNEFTEDSSATLRGLLSHSAGLTVWGFPGYARGEPVPSNAEVLEGEGNTDAVRVYKVPGTSWQYSGGGYTVMEQMMEDVTGQPFDALMATRVLAPAGMERSTYAQPLPDARWADAARGHRANGDEVSGEWHTYPEQAAAGLWTTPEELARLSVHLLGILDGSVEDGVLDRATLEEMLTPHGGGEERYRRHGLGFGLPDADGVRVFSHGGSNEGFKAMWITLRDSQQGVAVMTNGDQGSALAGEIIRAVADVYDWPAYRSRSRPRMVADDALLSELAGEYEMEDQRGLVQLRALDNALAVSVAGVPRGTLWAESADVWYDPEDGSEVRVERDASGRVTALEASSGLRLTPR; translated from the coding sequence ATGACCGTCACCGCCCCCGAGCGCCGCTCGCCGTTCCGCCGTGCACTCCTCGCGACGCTGCTGGCGATCCCGCTGCCTTCGTGTGGTGAAGCCGACGGAGCAGCCACCGGACGGGATGGTGATCCCGACGACCGGATCGCCCGCGTGGAGCAGGGCCTGCGCCTGGCCGTGGAGGCGGAAGGGACCGATCCGCTCCGCATGTCGATGGAGGAGCGCATGGAGCGCTGGAACGTGCCGGGCGTGGCGGTGGCCGTGGTCGAGGAGGGCCGGGTGGCGTGGGCGCGCGGGTGGGGGCTGGCGGACCTCGAGGCGGGCACGCCCGTGACGTCCGGGACGCTTTTCCAGGCCGCCAGCATCTCCAAGCCGGTGGCGGCGCTGGCCGCGATGCAACTCGTGCAGGAGGGCGCGCTGGACCTGGACGCCCCCGTCAACGAGGCGCTCACCTCCTGGTCGCTTCCCGACAACGAATTCACCGAGGACTCCAGCGCCACGCTGCGCGGCCTGCTGTCACACAGCGCCGGGCTCACGGTGTGGGGGTTTCCCGGCTACGCGCGCGGGGAGCCGGTGCCGTCGAACGCGGAGGTGCTCGAAGGCGAGGGCAATACCGACGCGGTCCGCGTCTACAAGGTGCCCGGCACGTCCTGGCAGTACTCGGGCGGCGGCTACACGGTGATGGAGCAGATGATGGAGGACGTCACCGGCCAGCCGTTCGACGCGCTGATGGCGACGCGCGTGCTGGCGCCCGCGGGGATGGAGCGCTCCACCTATGCGCAGCCCCTGCCGGACGCGCGTTGGGCCGACGCGGCGCGGGGCCACCGCGCCAACGGGGACGAGGTGAGCGGAGAGTGGCACACCTATCCCGAGCAGGCCGCCGCCGGGCTGTGGACGACGCCGGAGGAGCTGGCCCGACTGTCGGTGCATCTGCTGGGGATCCTGGACGGGAGCGTCGAAGACGGCGTGTTGGATCGCGCCACGCTGGAGGAGATGCTCACGCCCCACGGTGGGGGCGAGGAGCGCTACCGCCGGCACGGCCTGGGCTTCGGACTGCCGGACGCGGACGGTGTGCGCGTCTTCAGCCACGGCGGGTCCAACGAGGGGTTCAAAGCCATGTGGATCACCCTGCGTGATTCGCAGCAGGGCGTGGCGGTCATGACCAACGGCGACCAGGGGTCGGCCTTGGCCGGGGAGATCATCCGCGCGGTGGCGGACGTGTACGACTGGCCGGCGTACCGGAGTCGGAGCCGACCGCGCATGGTCGCGGACGACGCCCTGTTGTCGGAGCTCGCGGGCGAATACGAGATGGAGGACCAGCGCGGCCTGGTGCAGCTGCGCGCGCTGGACAACGCGTTGGCCGTGAGCGTGGCGGGCGTTCCGCGCGGAACGCTGTGGGCCGAGTCGGCCGACGTCTGGTACGATCCGGAGGACGGGAGCGAGGTGCGCGTGGAGCGGGATGCCTCGGGCCGCGTGACCGCCCTGGAGGCCTCCAGCGGCCTGCGGCTCACCCCGCGCTGA
- a CDS encoding DUF3037 domain-containing protein: protein MTDPIDYDFAVVTVVPHVHLYGAAAVGVILHARTAEFIDAEVLTDPDALRHRVGLEHCPRLARYLASWQRIARGEAEAGRLGLLPPSERFHWLTAPRSDMIQCSPVHAGRTDDPARTLRDLFQDYVRP from the coding sequence ATGACGGACCCGATCGATTACGACTTCGCGGTCGTCACGGTGGTCCCGCACGTGCACCTGTACGGCGCCGCCGCCGTGGGGGTGATCCTGCACGCGCGCACCGCGGAGTTCATCGACGCGGAGGTCCTGACGGATCCCGACGCGCTGCGGCACCGGGTGGGCCTGGAGCACTGCCCGCGCCTGGCGCGCTACCTCGCGTCGTGGCAACGCATCGCGCGGGGCGAGGCCGAAGCGGGTCGGCTGGGTCTGCTGCCCCCGTCCGAGCGCTTCCACTGGCTCACGGCTCCGCGCTCGGACATGATCCAGTGCTCGCCGGTGCACGCCGGCCGCACGGACGATCCTGCGCGTACGCTGCGCGATCTGTTCCAGGACTACGTGCGACCCTGA
- a CDS encoding HipA family kinase, with amino-acid sequence MTATPVPSLPTWEALRYMVPLREGGSLPAVVDTGAGGLFVVKFRGAGQGARALIAEIVVAGLARVLDLPVPEVALVDLPEDFGRTERDPEIQDILKASRGVNFGIRYLDSALNFDAGAAGDLVTDTFASDLVWLDALVTNPDRSHKNPNLLVHEERLWMIDHGAALYAHHQWSGVDRERTRTPFRPIEQHVLLDRASDVEGADARLADRLDEATLAAVLATVPDALLLDPIGGSDFPDAGTARARYLEYLRVRLEAPRPWVREASDAHERVLATPARPLRARR; translated from the coding sequence GTGACCGCCACACCCGTCCCCTCCCTGCCCACCTGGGAGGCGCTCCGCTACATGGTGCCGCTGCGCGAGGGCGGCTCCCTGCCGGCCGTCGTGGACACCGGCGCCGGCGGCCTCTTCGTGGTCAAGTTCCGCGGTGCCGGCCAGGGCGCGCGGGCCCTGATCGCCGAGATCGTCGTGGCGGGGCTCGCGCGCGTGCTGGACCTGCCGGTGCCGGAGGTGGCCCTGGTGGACCTCCCGGAGGACTTCGGCCGCACCGAGCGCGACCCGGAGATCCAGGACATCCTGAAGGCCAGCCGCGGCGTCAACTTCGGCATCCGCTACCTCGACAGCGCGCTCAACTTCGATGCCGGTGCGGCCGGCGACCTCGTCACGGACACCTTCGCGTCCGACCTGGTGTGGCTGGACGCGCTGGTCACCAATCCGGACCGCAGCCACAAGAACCCGAACCTGCTGGTGCACGAGGAGCGTCTGTGGATGATCGACCACGGCGCCGCGCTCTACGCACACCACCAGTGGTCGGGGGTGGACCGGGAGCGCACGCGCACGCCGTTCCGCCCCATCGAGCAGCATGTGCTGCTGGACCGGGCGTCGGACGTGGAGGGCGCCGACGCCCGTCTGGCCGACCGCCTGGACGAAGCCACGCTCGCCGCCGTGCTGGCGACGGTGCCCGACGCGCTGTTGCTGGATCCGATCGGAGGCAGTGACTTCCCGGACGCCGGCACGGCCCGCGCTCGCTACCTGGAGTATCTGCGGGTCCGCCTGGAAGCGCCGCGCCCGTGGGTGCGGGAAGCGTCCGACGCGCACGAACGGGTGCTCGCCACCCCGGCCCGTCCTCTGCGCGCCCGGCGATGA
- a CDS encoding NAD(P)/FAD-dependent oxidoreductase, which produces MSDRTPPDAQPASGFPPDVDVLIIGSGFAGLCMAIQLRKAGREDFLILEKGPDVGGTWRVNTYPGCACDIPSHLYSYSFEPNPGWSRMYPTQPEIWQYLKDVAQRNDITPGRIRFNTEVREAVFDRAAGMWRVRTAGGDEIAARVVVSGMGGLSRPKIPDLPGLARFQGPTFHSAEWDHSVDLNGTRVAVIGTGASAIQFVPQIAPRVAQLHLFQRSPPWVLPKLDRPIRPWEHRLFRALPGTMRLFRAWLYWRQEAVAIGYTVHPKLLRPIEQWGRRHLERTIPDPELRRRVTPDYTMGCKRTLLSNEYLPALARPNVEVVTDRLTEVREHSVVTADGREREVDAILFATGFQTMDMTSPVRFVGVDGVSLDERWKEGPQGYYGVAVTGYPNLFFIIGPNSRVANNSIVFMIEAQVGHILRLLDHMDARGARVLEVEPEAQSAYNDALQERMQRTVFVSGCDNWYRDARGRNPVLWPAFATGYWLKSRRVPSHGYRTLEGTAAES; this is translated from the coding sequence ATGAGCGACCGAACCCCCCCGGACGCGCAGCCCGCGAGCGGGTTTCCGCCCGACGTGGACGTGCTCATCATCGGCAGCGGCTTCGCTGGCCTGTGCATGGCCATCCAACTGCGCAAGGCAGGACGGGAAGACTTCCTGATCCTGGAGAAAGGTCCCGACGTCGGGGGCACGTGGCGGGTCAACACCTACCCGGGCTGCGCCTGCGACATCCCCTCGCACCTCTACTCCTACTCCTTCGAGCCCAATCCTGGCTGGTCGCGCATGTATCCGACCCAGCCCGAGATCTGGCAGTACCTGAAGGACGTGGCGCAGCGCAACGACATCACGCCCGGGCGCATCCGCTTCAACACCGAGGTGCGCGAGGCCGTCTTCGATCGCGCCGCCGGGATGTGGCGGGTCCGGACGGCCGGCGGGGACGAGATCGCCGCGCGCGTGGTCGTGTCAGGCATGGGCGGGCTCAGCCGGCCCAAGATCCCGGACCTGCCCGGGCTCGCACGATTCCAGGGCCCGACGTTCCACTCCGCCGAGTGGGACCACTCGGTCGACCTGAACGGCACGCGGGTGGCCGTGATCGGAACGGGCGCGAGCGCCATCCAGTTCGTGCCGCAGATCGCGCCCCGTGTGGCACAGCTCCACCTGTTCCAACGCTCGCCGCCGTGGGTGCTTCCGAAGCTGGACCGCCCCATCCGGCCGTGGGAGCATCGGCTCTTTCGCGCGCTACCGGGCACGATGCGTCTCTTCCGAGCCTGGCTCTACTGGCGTCAGGAGGCGGTCGCGATCGGCTACACGGTCCATCCGAAACTGCTCCGGCCCATCGAACAATGGGGCCGACGCCATCTGGAGCGCACCATCCCCGATCCCGAGCTGCGCAGACGCGTGACCCCCGACTACACGATGGGCTGCAAGCGAACGCTGCTGTCCAACGAGTACCTGCCGGCGCTGGCCCGACCGAACGTCGAAGTGGTCACGGATCGCCTGACCGAGGTGCGCGAACACAGCGTGGTGACCGCCGACGGGCGCGAGCGGGAGGTGGACGCGATCCTCTTCGCCACCGGCTTCCAGACCATGGATATGACCTCGCCCGTGCGCTTCGTGGGCGTGGACGGTGTCTCCCTGGACGAGCGCTGGAAGGAAGGACCCCAGGGCTACTACGGCGTGGCCGTGACCGGCTACCCCAACCTCTTCTTCATCATCGGACCGAACAGTCGCGTGGCGAACAACTCGATCGTGTTCATGATCGAAGCGCAGGTGGGCCACATCCTGCGGCTCCTGGACCACATGGATGCGCGGGGCGCGCGTGTGCTCGAGGTCGAACCGGAGGCCCAGAGCGCGTACAACGACGCACTGCAGGAGCGCATGCAGCGTACGGTATTCGTATCGGGGTGCGACAACTGGTACCGCGATGCGCGCGGCCGGAATCCGGTCCTGTGGCCGGCGTTCGCCACGGGCTACTGGCTCAAGTCGCGCCGGGTCCCGAGCCACGGCTATCGCACGCTGGAGGGCACGGCCGCAGAGTCCTGA
- the apaG gene encoding Co2+/Mg2+ efflux protein ApaG: MDPERVTHGIRVTVRPTFLPSQSRPRDGRFLFLYDVEIENVGERTGTLLRRHWRIHEDGGEDSEVRGDGVIGQQPTLAPGDVHHYQSFCVLATPSGFMEGTYTFERPGGELFDVEIPRFLLRAAWPGPGAGVMH; this comes from the coding sequence ATGGACCCCGAGCGCGTCACCCACGGCATCCGCGTCACCGTGCGTCCCACGTTCCTGCCCTCGCAATCGCGGCCGCGGGACGGACGCTTCCTGTTCCTCTACGACGTCGAGATCGAGAACGTCGGCGAGCGTACCGGCACCCTGCTCCGGCGTCACTGGCGCATCCACGAAGACGGCGGCGAGGACTCGGAGGTGCGCGGCGACGGCGTGATCGGCCAGCAACCCACCCTGGCCCCCGGGGACGTGCACCACTACCAGAGCTTCTGTGTCCTGGCCACGCCATCCGGCTTCATGGAAGGCACCTACACCTTCGAGCGTCCCGGCGGCGAGCTGTTCGACGTGGAGATCCCGCGCTTCCTGCTGCGGGCCGCGTGGCCGGGACCCGGCGCGGGTGTGATGCACTGA
- a CDS encoding DUF2007 domain-containing protein, with protein MSEPVTIATFGYRHEAELAKGFLDDAGITSQLRVDDGSGIEAGMAFINTAKILVMPEDADRAAGVLSDAFPDYERPQP; from the coding sequence ATGTCCGAACCCGTCACCATCGCCACCTTCGGCTACCGTCACGAGGCCGAGCTGGCCAAGGGCTTCCTGGACGACGCGGGCATCACCTCGCAGTTGCGGGTCGACGACGGGTCCGGCATCGAGGCCGGGATGGCGTTCATCAACACCGCCAAGATCCTCGTGATGCCCGAAGACGCCGACCGGGCAGCCGGCGTGCTCTCCGACGCCTTCCCGGACTACGAACGGCCCCAGCCGTGA
- a CDS encoding tryptophan-rich sensory protein, translating into MSRRALSVLNVCAFVGVVVLNGLAASGALSGRSIGELANRDPTYVLPADYVFGIWSVIYAALLGFVIYQALPRPAAGALVERVGWLWIINAGLNAAWLTAFSFERFALALLLMLALLVDLILLYGRVHQGGLRVQRGDWWFATLPFGIYLAWIAVATIANTSQLLEVVGWDGFGVAGPVWSVLLMAVAAGLAATFAVRRRDVTFGLVVGWALIGIAARWPEARMVATTAWALGLLSVGMALVGARPGVASRTA; encoded by the coding sequence GTGAGCCGTCGGGCGCTGTCCGTCCTGAACGTCTGCGCGTTCGTGGGCGTGGTGGTGCTGAACGGTCTGGCGGCCAGCGGCGCACTGAGCGGCCGCTCCATCGGCGAGCTGGCCAACCGCGACCCCACGTACGTCCTGCCCGCCGACTACGTGTTCGGGATCTGGAGCGTGATCTACGCGGCGCTGCTCGGCTTCGTGATCTATCAGGCGCTCCCGCGTCCAGCCGCAGGCGCGTTGGTGGAGCGGGTGGGATGGCTGTGGATCATCAACGCGGGGCTGAACGCCGCCTGGCTGACGGCCTTCTCGTTCGAGCGCTTCGCGCTCGCGTTGCTGTTGATGCTCGCGCTGCTGGTGGACCTCATCCTCCTCTACGGACGCGTGCACCAGGGCGGATTGCGCGTCCAGCGCGGGGACTGGTGGTTCGCCACGCTTCCGTTCGGGATCTACCTGGCGTGGATCGCGGTGGCCACGATCGCCAACACGTCCCAACTGCTGGAGGTGGTGGGCTGGGACGGCTTCGGCGTGGCCGGCCCCGTGTGGTCGGTGCTGCTCATGGCCGTGGCCGCCGGCCTGGCCGCCACCTTCGCGGTGCGTCGGCGTGACGTCACGTTCGGTCTGGTGGTGGGATGGGCCCTGATCGGCATCGCCGCGCGCTGGCCGGAGGCCCGCATGGTCGCCACGACCGCCTGGGCGCTCGGGCTCCTGAGCGTCGGGATGGCGCTGGTGGGGGCGCGGCCGGGGGTGGCGTCGCGGACGGCCTGA